From the genome of Cololabis saira isolate AMF1-May2022 chromosome 4, fColSai1.1, whole genome shotgun sequence:
TCACCCCTTCGGAACACAAAGGCAGAAAAAGTGATTGAAaattctaaaataaaaaaattttacCCATTGAAGTAAGTTCAATGGAAGGTTATTCATTTACCATTGACAACATTTACCAGTATTACATGCGAAGGAACAATATAGTATATAATATTATGTACTTATTATACATACAACTGTTCAATGGAACCTTCtgtattttccattttttttaaaaatgtttctatTTCTGTAAACGTTCATATGTTTCAATATGCATtagcgtcgatttaacgcagaaccataattatGTCTTAACAGTCAACTCATCACGTGCTCTAGCGTTGAGCGACTGCCTCAGTTCACGGAAACACGGCGCATGCGTGTTCAGTGGACCCGCTTCGGTTGCCATAGCAATGCTCTGTTGACAGTGACGTCCCCGTAACACAAACGCACCATGAGACTTAAGCGGTTTCTTCTTAGATATTACCCTCCAGGTAACACCcatcattacatttatttttatttatttattatcatttgtAGTATAGCAGTGCTATGCTGGAATGTTCCTAACTTTGACAATAGCATCTGAGTATTAGTCATACAGAGCTGGTTATCTGACTTGGTTGATGCCGAAGTTAAACTGTTTGAGTTAATTATCCATGTTTTAGTTATATTCATGAAGGTTATTTTATTTCAAGACCTCACGTTTAATGACATTTTGTAAGATTAAGGACAATCATTTCATAACATTTTCAAGTGTTAACTAATGTATGGCTGAACTTCCTACTTTGTCTTCAAATAAACGTCAGCAGGTTTTCAACTGTTTTTCTGTCGTCAGGTATAATCCTGGAATATGAACAAAGAGGGAACGTGAGAACCAAATCAATCGACTTTTTAGATCTGACTTTAGAGTAAGTAAGTCGTATCCTAGATtggtaaacattttaaaattaccTGACCAAATTACCTAACATTATGTTGGATATTCCTCAACAGATAATGGTAAATGTCCTAAAATAGGCTACTTAGAAATGTTTCCGCTGCTCTTCTGAATGGAATAGTAGTAATTTACTCATCTGGCTAAATAACCTGTCATCACTCATAttattgaatattttttttaattattattaatgttttttattaaaaaaaacattaataataaaCTGgaattccttttttctttggaaTGGGATTATATGCGTACCATCTACAATTGTAAAACTGAGTAAATGTAATGCCATATTAGAGCTATTTTCAATCATTTTTCtcaatgttatgttttttttttaagctttgtACTCTGTCCTTACAGAACAAATCCAGATGAGTtggtggcagaaataaaaaaatcagagCCTCTGATCACAGAGTCCCGTGCTGACCAGGTCAAAGAGCTGGTTCTTCAACTTCAGCAGAAACAGGCCCAGCAGGACCACCACAGGTTCTGTTTCTGCAAGGTATAGCATATAACAAGACAAGacaaaataaagcaaaacaaaagaatGCTCTGTTGCATCCACTTAAGAAACAAGTTAAATATTTGTTTTGCTCCATTCATTGTATTGATATGTAGGATCCCTCAGTAGGTCATAAACTATAGTTTGGTAAAATGAAAGTATGAGCAGTAGCCATAAAGGGCTTCCAGTGTTTTACATTGGCACCCATTGACAAGTGCAGAAAGTCGATTGCTGTCACTTATGATGCTGCAGTGATAGTTGTGATGAGGATGAGCAGGATAACTCATATTTCCCCcaatcttctcttctcttcattGGCTTCTTATTAAATTAGAACATAAAATCTTCTTCTTAAATATAAACCCTTTAAGGGCCAAGTTTACTTTGAAAATGCAGGCTTGCTTGTGGTTTTTAGAGTTTCCAAAAGTAAAATGAGATGCAAAGTCATCAGGCTCCTCTCTTGTGGAACGAGCTTCCAGTTATTGTCTGGAATACAGACAACATCTCTGCCTTTGAGGTTAGGcttaaaacttttctttttgataaaaatgttatACTCTATATACTGGGAGCTGTACAAGTGAATTGAAGTGAATTATAAGTAGCTGAGAGTAATTAAATGAATTACTGAGTGATTTAGTTTTCCTTCACAGAAGCTGCCCCTTTTTTGTTTAACATGCAGTGATTTGACTTTAGACAATACAATTTTCATCCACATCGTCTTATTGCAACAGTATTTCAGCACCCTGAATAATATATGTTATTTTAATCTCTGGAAATGTAGCCGTTTCATTTGTCGTAACTGCAGTCGGTGCTTGAAAAAGTCACTAGAGAGCAGCAGTGAACTGGTCTCTGAATTAGAGGCAAAGATAATGTTCTTTCAGTCCTGAAAAATTGACTTTTAGTATTTATGAACAACATAAAGCACAGTTAGACATAGCCTAGGGTTTGGTACGTACTTAGATAACGGAAGATGGTCATTTATTTTGTCAGTTGCTTAAACTTGGGGGAGATTTTCTGCTTCTCTGACTGAGGAAAATAATCATTTTTACCATTAGTAAACCTCAAAGGACATGTTCTTTCATTGTGGGATACTCTGATTTGTTATACACATAGGTAATTACATGCGATCATTGTCAAGATGAATTAAATCAATACGTTTTGCAAGAAAAAATATGAAGTTATATATTTTCACTCATCTCTCTGTGATTTTCATTCTTTTCAGGAGCTGAAGGCACACATACTGCCACTGACTAATGTTGCCTTTGACAAATCTGGGTTAAGGTGAGTCCAGGCATACGTACCACTGAGATTTCCTGCTACCGCTGAATAATAAACACAGAATTTGTAATATCTTGAGTTTTGTACGGTCAGAATACTTTAATAATACATCTGTAGAACCAGAACAGGGACAGGGAAGGTTTtaataaaccaaaaataaaatgaagtacAAACAAAATTATATACACTACAAAATACATAACAAAATGTGGTAACAAAAGAACTCTGCTCACAATTAGGCCTGGAATATATTTGTTTATAACGTGCACATGAATGCACCTTGGCTGCCACTCCTGTCTTGTGCTTGTTTGTAGAGTTGTAGTTTTCCAGACCGGtctcaagaccacttttttgtggtcttggtcttgtctcggccTCAACCTGTCTCAGACTCAGATAATTGGGATGCTACTGCACACGAGGTCACAAAATCTTgtgatcaccagttcttcctcttattaatgtacagttttgttaactatttgtattttggatttgattttatgttttgttgcatctgcatgtgtgtctgtatttaattacagtattgtgtttataatggccttgtttgaataaatatatggcatcattggcctttgaataatatttgcatatcgttgtgattgattaagcattagGTCTATGCTATTTCAGTGATGCCGATATACAGTGTAATTTGGCTACTATAATagtaaataatgcaatttcaggtcgataattgtgtgtatctttaagATTCAAAATTCGTGTTTCATCTACAaatgaagtacaatttaaatcagtaacatttactattcattagacttttctgaggtggagggttgtgttggaggtctgttaTTATGTTAGATGACTTTAGGGACTAGTTAATAGTCATGTCAATCCTTAAATAGTGTAGGAATAGCAGTAGTGCAAtcaccacacatatctgatctcagctgattgatgaaaacatttatagtaaCTTCACACATGAGACATCCACTGTCTGTTTTATTGTGCCTGTAGTTGAATACAACCTCACATGTATACTAAGAAGCTGAACCCAGGATGGCACGTATGTTCTACAACCCAAGCAAGATGACAAAATaactacgtttttttttttggtctctgTCTTGGTCTCGAGCTGagttagtcttggtcttgacttggtcttgatactctctggtcatggtagtgtcttggtctcggtttagacggtcttgactacaagtctacttGTTTGGCGTGTCAGCCATGCATGTCCCCCTAAAAGTATGCAAAGCATATATTAGATCCATATATTCACTTGAACGCTAGAGGTGCTAATGTAGGTGTGAGCAGTATTTGATCGCAAGTTAGCGGTCAGGCTGCTCTGACGCAGCTGTGTGTCACTGTGTGGTGGTGTTTTCTCCCTCATTTTACAGATTTGACCTGACTGTTGGTGAATTTCCTTTTCGATGTCTTGCTTCAGCTTAACCAGAGAAACAGACTCTGATCTTGACAGTATTGATTTAATGGCCTAACATTCCATTTCCAATGGCGCCGGATgtgttttctctgccataaccacAACAAAAGCTGTTAAATTTGGATGTAGCTACCAGTTGCACCTTCTGTATAATTTCACCGGAAACATTGTGCATTTATTTCGGCTTTTCCCCCTCACCAGATCACTCTGGCAGCTTTTTGTACTTGTGAATTGGTTGCAATCAATCTGAATATGTTCTAATCGTCTTTTACTCTCATTAACCAAATACTATATCCACAAGTGTATATTTTTTAACAGACTGATTAAattattcatattttcatgGAAATCAAAGCAAAAACCACAATCTGCTTCGGCAGTTTCAAAAGGACATGTCAAAATCTCCAAGTTAAGGAACACTTTTTGTACTCTTGTTCATGCAGTGTTGTTCTTTTTGTAATGTGTCACAGTGTGGTAGATGTAGGACATAAATGCAGGGGACcaaagaggcaggagttccaaaaaatgcGATTTATTAtgccaaaaacaaaccaaaaccgCCGCAGAGCAGGGTTAACAAAAAAGAGCTTaccaaaaacctgacaggacacaagGAGGGtgggaacagtacggaccagcagggagaaaGGGAAAGATGAGACAAAAGGGTTGACAAGACACtttaccaaaactgtgacaTAATTTGCATTGGACTCTCTATACTTCTGTATTTTTACAATACATtacttaaaagaaagaaaagagtctCTTCCAGTCGTGTTTATCAGTTACATTATCAACTCTGGGTATGCACTCTGTCCCCATGCAGAGACCTCAGTATTATGCACACTGCCCCTGTGGCATGGAGCCAGAAATGATCATAATGCAGCTGGTTGTGTCCATGAATGGATTCATGAATGCTTACTGCAAGTCGGCTTATTCCAGGCCTGAAACATGGTGGAGGCTCTGTTATGCCGAGGGGCTGCTTTGCTCCCTTTATTAAAAGCATGAAATGTATCTGAGAAACTGTGATCATATCCTGCATATTTAAGAGGAAAATTCTGCCCAGTGTAAGAAAACTAGGTTCTGAAGCCAATGTTATGGGGGCACAAAGAATGTCTAAaatgtattgtattttttatttcataatatgaattatttgttttcacattagtaaaatacataaattacAAAAATTGTATATTTGCATGAATTTAAGTGGTACCATTTATCATTACCAGCTGTTTACTATAGTGAAACATTTTGTGGTAGAAagtaattttttcttcttatgtTTTAACTCCATACTCTGTCTCGCTCTCCCTCTGCAGGTTCATAACTGGGAGTTATGACAGGACATGTAGAGTGTGGGACACGGCCTCTGGCACGGAGCTGCATACACTACAGGGGCACAGAAATGTGGTGTATGCAATTGCATTCAACAACCCCTATGGGTAATGAGTTGCTCCAACAAAACCTTCGAAGCATATAACAATTGTGCTGCTCTATTttacattcaaaataaaatgtaccttttgttgctttttttcttcatcactgAACATAGGGACAAGATTGCCACAGGCTCCTTTGATAAGACCTGCAAATTGTGGTGTGCAGAGACCGGCAAATGTTTCCATACCTTTCGGGGACACATGGCAGAAATAGTATGTATGACAGTCTGTTTAAACTTAAACCTTATATAGAGCACTGCCAGTTATTAATCAGTTGCTCCCAacttgtatttttattattctgGCACAAGTGCATTACTAGACCACAAAGTAAACTGAGGATTAAAATGTCAGATAATCAACCGTTATACTTTATAGTCTAATtatatatgtaataataattattattgacCATAATAACATTCAGTTGTGCAGCAGACTATAAGTCAAGAAACAGTAAACTAATCTTTATTATTTGTAGGTGTGCTTGGCGTTCAACCCCCAGAGTACACTGGTGGCCACAGGCAGCATGGACTCCAGTGCAAAGCTGTGGGACGTAGAGACTGGCAAAGAGGTGTCCACACTGACTGTGAGTTATCATTCTCTATTGATTTACTTTCCTGTTGCTTGTCTTTCTTGTCTTTAGTATGATCCATTGTTACTAAATTGGTGCGATGTACTGGTGATCTGTCCAGGGTCGACCTCCAGCAAAAATAAATGGGAATAAACCTCTTACTAAATTAAATGCTTTTAATTTTAGTTAATGGACAGAATTTATTTCAACCAATATTGCCTTCAATGATAAATGGGAATGCAACTTTAACTGCATGATGCAGCAACAAGCTGCCCTCTTTGATGTCCACGGTTCATCTGGCTCTGTCATTGTTTGCCGGTTCTGTCCCAGTGAGGGGCAAGTCTCTGTTCGTGTAGATCTTCCCATCATGTAGAACTACTAATACTGATAGCA
Proteins encoded in this window:
- the daw1 gene encoding dynein assembly factor with WD repeat domains 1, which translates into the protein MRLKRFLLRYYPPGIILEYEQRGNVRTKSIDFLDLTLETNPDELVAEIKKSEPLITESRADQVKELVLQLQQKQAQQDHHRFCFCKELKAHILPLTNVAFDKSGLRFITGSYDRTCRVWDTASGTELHTLQGHRNVVYAIAFNNPYGDKIATGSFDKTCKLWCAETGKCFHTFRGHMAEIVCLAFNPQSTLVATGSMDSSAKLWDVETGKEVSTLTGHTAEVLSLCFNTLGNQLVTGSCDHTVAIWDVASKRRLHTLIGHMGEISNVQFNWDCTLIVSGSMDKTCKLWAAGSGKCVATLTGHTEEVLDVCFDLRGQLIATASADGTARVFSATTHKCLVTLRGHDGEISKICFSPQGSRVLTAGSDKTARLWDIQSGACLQVLEGHTDEIFSCVFNYEGDAIITGSKDNTCRVWH